The Thermoflavifilum sp. genome contains a region encoding:
- a CDS encoding fumarate reductase/succinate dehydrogenase flavoprotein subunit: protein MELDAKIPKGALEDKWKHYKDTVRLVSPANKRRLDVIIVGTGLAGASAAASLAELGYHVKVFCFQDSPRRAHSIAAQGGINAAKNYQNDGDSVFRLFYDTIKGGDYRSREANVYRLAEVSADIIDHCVALGVPFAREYGGLLANRSFGGVQVQRTFYAAGQTGQQLLLGAYSAMQRQVALGNVEVYARHEMLDLVIIDGKARGIIARNLVTGELERHGAHAVLLASGGYGNVFYLSTNAMGSNVTASWKAHKRGAYFANPCFTQIHPTCIPVSGDYQSKLTLMSESLRNDGRVWVPKQKDDPRKPSEIPEDERDYFLERRYPAFGNLVPRDVASRAAKERCDAGYGVGPSKMAVYLDFRSAMHRYGQAEAHRLGIAHADEAQILELGKHIIREKYGNLFEMYERITGENPYETPMRIYPAVHYTMGGLWVDYELMTTIPGLYALGECNFSDHGANRLGASALMQGLADGFFVIPYTIGNYLADEIRTPKISTDHQAFAQAEREVRDRIERLMSIKGKETVDYYHRHLGKIMWDKCGMSRNAKGLKEAIGEIQALREEFWKNVRVPGDAYALNPELEKAGRVADFLELAELICIDALHREESCGAHFREEYQTPDGEALRDDEHFAYVAAWEYHDGKQYTLHKEPLQFEVVHPTQRSYK, encoded by the coding sequence ATGGAACTGGACGCCAAGATTCCCAAAGGAGCACTGGAAGATAAGTGGAAGCATTATAAAGACACGGTGCGGCTGGTAAGTCCGGCCAATAAGCGCAGGCTCGATGTGATTATTGTGGGAACCGGGCTGGCTGGGGCTTCTGCCGCTGCTTCTCTGGCCGAACTGGGTTATCATGTAAAAGTATTTTGCTTCCAGGACAGCCCCCGTCGGGCGCACAGCATTGCTGCACAGGGGGGTATCAATGCGGCCAAGAATTATCAAAACGACGGCGATTCCGTATTTCGCCTGTTTTATGATACCATCAAAGGAGGCGATTATCGCTCTCGTGAAGCCAATGTATATCGTCTGGCAGAGGTGAGTGCCGATATCATTGACCATTGTGTGGCGCTGGGTGTGCCTTTTGCAAGGGAGTACGGAGGCTTACTGGCCAATCGCTCGTTTGGAGGCGTGCAGGTGCAACGTACGTTTTATGCCGCCGGACAAACCGGTCAACAGTTATTGCTGGGAGCTTATTCCGCCATGCAGCGGCAGGTGGCGCTTGGCAATGTAGAAGTATATGCCCGGCATGAAATGCTGGATCTCGTGATCATCGACGGGAAAGCACGAGGTATCATTGCCCGTAATCTGGTAACAGGTGAGCTGGAAAGGCATGGTGCACACGCGGTGTTGCTGGCATCGGGCGGCTACGGGAATGTGTTTTATCTCTCCACCAATGCGATGGGGAGCAATGTTACGGCCTCATGGAAAGCCCATAAACGCGGAGCATATTTTGCTAATCCCTGTTTCACGCAGATTCATCCTACCTGCATACCTGTGAGCGGCGACTATCAGTCGAAACTCACCCTGATGTCTGAATCCCTGCGTAATGATGGCCGGGTGTGGGTGCCTAAGCAAAAAGATGATCCTCGCAAACCTTCAGAAATTCCTGAAGATGAAAGAGATTATTTTCTGGAGCGCCGTTATCCGGCGTTTGGCAATCTGGTGCCGCGCGATGTGGCCTCAAGGGCCGCAAAAGAGCGTTGTGATGCCGGTTATGGTGTGGGCCCTTCGAAGATGGCCGTTTACCTGGATTTTCGCTCGGCCATGCATCGATATGGACAGGCCGAAGCACACCGGCTGGGCATTGCACATGCCGATGAAGCGCAGATTCTGGAATTAGGCAAGCACATCATCCGGGAAAAATATGGGAATCTTTTCGAAATGTATGAACGCATCACGGGCGAAAATCCCTATGAAACCCCCATGCGCATTTATCCCGCCGTGCATTACACCATGGGGGGACTCTGGGTGGACTATGAACTCATGACCACGATTCCCGGTCTTTATGCCTTAGGCGAATGCAATTTTTCGGATCATGGGGCCAATCGCCTCGGAGCATCGGCTTTGATGCAGGGGCTGGCCGATGGTTTCTTCGTGATTCCTTACACCATTGGCAACTATCTGGCCGATGAAATCCGTACACCGAAAATTTCAACCGATCATCAGGCGTTTGCCCAGGCCGAACGTGAAGTGAGAGACCGTATCGAGCGTCTGATGAGCATAAAGGGAAAAGAAACGGTGGATTATTACCATCGCCATCTGGGCAAGATTATGTGGGATAAATGCGGCATGTCGCGCAATGCAAAGGGACTTAAAGAAGCCATTGGTGAGATCCAGGCGCTGCGTGAAGAATTCTGGAAAAACGTACGCGTGCCGGGGGATGCCTATGCGCTGAATCCCGAACTGGAGAAAGCCGGCCGGGTAGCCGATTTTCTGGAGCTGGCCGAACTGATTTGCATCGATGCCCTGCATCGCGAGGAAAGTTGTGGCGCTCATTTCCGGGAAGAATACCAGACACCCGACGGTGAAGCGCTTCGCGACGATGAGCATTTCGCCTATGTGGCTGCCTGGGAGTATCACGACGGTAAACAATATACACTGCACAAGGAACCTTTACAATTTGAGGTTGTGCATCCCACACAACGGAGTTATAAATAA
- a CDS encoding glycosyltransferase, protein MKHPTRKIMIIINDDQFFCSHFLPLFSRVFNQHTNEIYVVSRDTGYRTTIERAGFIFIPAAIQRGKGDVWHNFLFFVQLVRLYIVYKPKVVLLISLKTIVFGSLAAFFQPSLKVLNYFSGLGHVFLLSEKHWMRKIIHRLLWLIGRRQHNWYLFETCDDRELIHHIIHTSSDHYLVMGCLGVPLHEFVFTDLPDQHPIRILFPARIISTKGLFELHRLVVRFQQEWQGRMLFLLAGKIDPYNPAYIRGRRLEKLLIPGYFEWLGYVRDMPACYARADIVLLLSYREGVPRVLMEACAAGRPIITFDVPGCRECVNDGKNGFLIPFGDLDVLHEKINTLVSDRQLRVAMGKASRQLAEETFNIEQAVLRWKALMELFLL, encoded by the coding sequence ATGAAACACCCCACCAGGAAAATCATGATCATCATCAACGATGATCAGTTTTTTTGTTCGCATTTTCTTCCGCTGTTTTCACGCGTATTTAATCAACATACGAATGAGATATATGTCGTAAGTCGGGATACAGGCTATCGTACCACGATTGAACGTGCTGGATTCATTTTTATTCCTGCAGCTATACAGAGAGGGAAAGGTGATGTATGGCATAATTTCCTGTTTTTCGTGCAGCTGGTAAGATTATATATCGTTTACAAACCGAAAGTCGTGTTGTTGATTTCACTGAAAACGATTGTATTTGGCTCACTGGCGGCATTTTTTCAACCTTCGTTAAAGGTATTGAATTATTTCAGCGGATTAGGGCATGTGTTTTTATTGTCCGAAAAGCACTGGATGAGGAAAATCATACATCGATTGCTGTGGTTAATCGGGAGGCGACAGCATAACTGGTATTTATTTGAAACCTGTGATGATCGGGAATTGATTCATCATATCATCCATACCTCATCTGATCATTATCTGGTGATGGGATGCCTGGGTGTTCCCCTGCACGAATTTGTATTTACGGATTTGCCCGATCAGCATCCGATCAGGATTTTGTTTCCTGCACGCATCATCAGCACAAAAGGTTTGTTTGAACTGCATCGGCTGGTGGTGCGCTTTCAGCAGGAATGGCAGGGCAGGATGCTATTTTTGCTTGCGGGTAAAATTGATCCCTACAATCCGGCTTATATCCGGGGCCGACGGCTCGAGAAATTATTGATTCCTGGATATTTTGAGTGGCTGGGTTATGTACGCGACATGCCGGCGTGTTATGCCAGAGCAGATATCGTGTTATTGCTTTCTTATCGGGAAGGTGTCCCGCGCGTGTTGATGGAAGCATGTGCTGCAGGCCGCCCTATCATTACCTTCGATGTACCGGGCTGCAGGGAATGTGTGAACGATGGAAAAAATGGTTTTCTGATTCCATTTGGAGATCTGGATGTTTTACATGAAAAAATCAATACGCTTGTTTCCGATCGACAGCTCAGAGTGGCTATGGGAAAGGCTTCCAGGCAGCTGGCCGAAGAAACGTTTAATATTGAACAGGCTGTACTCCGCTGGAAAGCCTTGATGGAGTTATTTCTTCTGTAG
- the xseB gene encoding exodeoxyribonuclease VII small subunit: MEEQINYAQAFDELQKIVGLIERGEVTIDELSAQVKRAAYLIRICRQKLNETEQDIEEVLKTIEGDKKMTSDEDEMEMNADDLPF; the protein is encoded by the coding sequence ATGGAAGAACAAATCAACTATGCACAAGCATTTGATGAGTTGCAGAAAATTGTAGGATTGATAGAACGTGGAGAAGTTACCATTGATGAACTATCTGCACAGGTGAAAAGAGCCGCTTACCTGATTCGTATATGCAGGCAAAAGTTAAATGAAACTGAACAGGATATTGAAGAAGTTTTGAAAACGATTGAAGGTGATAAAAAAATGACTTCGGACGAAGATGAAATGGAAATGAATGCAGATGATTTACCATTTTAA
- a CDS encoding acetoacetate--CoA ligase has protein sequence MAEGDILWQPSSEIWQASHLSHYVQWLSREKHLSFPDYAALWHWSIQEIPAFWKSIWEYFALPELDERVVVMSKDPMPRTRWFEGVRLNYAAYVFKQAHTHRPALWFAAEDRPLQAVSWQALQKQVAGLQYYFQHIGLQQGDRVAAYLPNVPEATVSWLATIGLGAVWSSCSPDFGVEGVLDRFRQIQPKILIAADGYVYQGKRYDRLQQLKAICEALPSLQALILVPRMQQEDHWPGVHPLQISWEDAVAGGSRRFPAEATLQLVEVDFSHPLWILYSSGTTGIPKAITHSHGGMLLEHLKYLAFHNDVHAGENFFWYTTTGWMMWNFLQASLLMGASAVLYDGHPAYPDIGVLWRLAEQVPIHHFGTSAPFLMSCRKLGYRSENQHLSALRSIGSTGSPLPPEGFEYVYQSIKSDVWLCSMSGGTDICTAWVGGCLWRPVRSGEIQCRCLACSMFAYDEAGKALAHDIGEMVVTAPMPCMPVYFWNDSDYKRYEESYFQVYPGVWRHGDWIRITEHDGVIIYGRSDATLNRQGVRIGTAEIYRVLDRLPEIKDSLIVNIELPDGKSYMPLFVVLQEGYDLDQGLKWKIREALRNSCSPRHVPDNILQVNEVPYTISGKKLEMPVKKLFLGMPLEKVAQPGVLRNPDALQAFETIAQQWRSRL, from the coding sequence ATGGCCGAGGGTGATATACTCTGGCAGCCATCCAGTGAAATCTGGCAGGCGAGCCATCTATCGCATTATGTACAGTGGTTATCACGCGAAAAGCATTTATCATTTCCTGATTATGCGGCGCTCTGGCATTGGTCCATTCAGGAGATTCCCGCATTCTGGAAATCAATCTGGGAGTACTTTGCCCTTCCTGAGCTGGATGAACGGGTGGTGGTGATGAGTAAAGACCCCATGCCACGTACACGCTGGTTTGAAGGAGTACGGCTCAATTATGCGGCTTATGTGTTCAAGCAGGCTCATACCCATCGTCCGGCACTGTGGTTTGCTGCGGAAGACAGGCCCTTGCAGGCCGTTTCCTGGCAGGCGCTGCAAAAGCAGGTAGCGGGTTTGCAGTATTATTTTCAGCACATTGGCTTGCAGCAAGGTGATCGGGTGGCGGCGTATTTGCCGAATGTTCCTGAAGCTACGGTGAGCTGGCTGGCAACGATAGGACTGGGGGCCGTCTGGAGCAGTTGTTCGCCTGACTTCGGCGTAGAAGGTGTGCTGGATCGTTTCCGGCAAATTCAACCTAAAATATTGATTGCCGCCGATGGATATGTATATCAGGGTAAAAGATACGATCGGCTGCAGCAGCTAAAAGCAATCTGTGAAGCCCTGCCTTCCCTGCAGGCTTTGATTCTGGTTCCGCGTATGCAGCAGGAAGATCATTGGCCCGGCGTTCATCCGCTGCAGATCAGCTGGGAAGATGCGGTTGCTGGCGGAAGCCGGCGGTTTCCCGCTGAGGCCACATTACAACTGGTAGAAGTGGATTTTTCTCATCCGCTGTGGATTTTGTATTCTTCCGGTACCACGGGCATACCCAAAGCCATCACCCATTCGCACGGTGGCATGCTGCTGGAACACTTGAAATATCTGGCTTTTCATAATGATGTGCATGCCGGTGAAAATTTTTTCTGGTACACCACCACAGGCTGGATGATGTGGAATTTTTTACAGGCCTCATTGCTCATGGGTGCAAGCGCCGTACTCTACGATGGTCATCCGGCCTATCCCGATATTGGTGTGCTGTGGCGACTTGCCGAACAGGTACCCATCCATCATTTTGGTACCAGTGCACCCTTTCTCATGAGTTGTCGAAAACTTGGTTATAGGTCTGAAAATCAGCATTTATCAGCACTGCGCAGCATTGGCTCCACAGGTTCACCGCTACCGCCAGAAGGTTTTGAATACGTATATCAATCCATTAAATCAGATGTCTGGCTTTGCTCCATGAGCGGGGGTACCGACATCTGCACGGCCTGGGTGGGAGGTTGCCTGTGGCGACCCGTGCGTTCGGGAGAAATCCAGTGTCGATGCCTGGCATGCAGCATGTTTGCCTATGATGAAGCTGGAAAAGCATTAGCTCATGACATTGGTGAAATGGTGGTAACGGCTCCCATGCCCTGTATGCCTGTGTATTTCTGGAATGATTCCGACTACAAACGCTATGAGGAAAGCTATTTTCAGGTGTATCCGGGCGTGTGGCGCCATGGCGACTGGATACGGATTACGGAACATGATGGGGTGATTATTTACGGCCGATCGGATGCGACGCTGAATCGGCAGGGCGTGCGAATCGGTACGGCTGAAATTTACCGGGTACTGGATCGACTACCAGAGATAAAAGATAGCCTTATCGTGAATATCGAACTACCCGATGGCAAAAGTTATATGCCGTTATTTGTGGTGTTACAGGAAGGCTATGACCTGGATCAGGGACTGAAGTGGAAAATCCGGGAAGCCCTGCGGAATAGTTGCTCGCCGCGGCATGTGCCGGACAATATCCTGCAGGTGAATGAAGTTCCTTACACGATAAGTGGTAAAAAGCTCGAAATGCCTGTGAAAAAGTTATTTCTGGGTATGCCCCTCGAGAAAGTGGCACAGCCGGGAGTCCTGCGCAATCCGGATGCATTACAGGCATTTGAAACCATCGCTCAGCAATGGCGTTCCAGGCTTTAA
- a CDS encoding zinc dependent phospholipase C family protein: protein MFSISWGIWGHQHINRAAVFALPDSMRVFFFNHIDYLTEEAAVPDLRKYVIGDRAEPDRHYIDLEEFGAHPFDSLPETWDAAVRKYGEKKLHQAGILPWYIQQMEQKLEQAFRNRRTDEILFIAADLGHYIADAHVPLHTTVNHDGQLTGQRGIHAFWESQLPELFGADYNFHVASARYIPDVQAEVWKIIRHSYQLVDTTLLVEKRLLETFPKDRIYRTDAQGHTLKNAYGQPMFSYAFAEAYHKALHGMVEDQMRRAIQALADFWYTAWVNAGRPNLMALDDPSLTQANQKIYKKAYRLYQQGKLWGIRSGNEY from the coding sequence ATGTTTTCAATCTCGTGGGGCATCTGGGGGCATCAGCACATTAATCGGGCGGCGGTATTTGCTTTGCCCGATAGCATGCGGGTTTTTTTCTTTAATCATATCGACTATCTCACGGAAGAAGCCGCTGTTCCTGATCTGCGCAAGTATGTCATCGGTGATCGGGCTGAGCCCGATCGTCATTATATTGATCTGGAAGAATTTGGTGCCCATCCTTTTGATTCATTACCCGAGACATGGGATGCAGCCGTACGGAAGTATGGTGAGAAAAAACTTCATCAGGCCGGCATTTTACCCTGGTATATCCAGCAGATGGAACAGAAATTAGAACAGGCTTTTCGTAACCGGCGTACAGATGAGATTTTATTCATCGCCGCCGATCTGGGCCACTATATTGCCGACGCCCATGTGCCCCTGCATACTACCGTCAATCACGATGGACAGCTTACCGGCCAGCGAGGCATTCATGCTTTCTGGGAATCGCAGCTACCGGAGCTGTTTGGTGCGGATTATAATTTTCATGTAGCATCCGCTCGTTATATTCCCGATGTACAGGCTGAGGTCTGGAAAATTATTCGCCATAGTTACCAATTGGTGGATACAACTTTACTCGTGGAGAAACGTCTGTTAGAAACATTCCCGAAAGACCGGATCTATCGCACCGATGCGCAGGGGCATACACTTAAAAATGCGTATGGTCAGCCGATGTTTTCCTATGCTTTTGCGGAAGCCTATCACAAGGCTTTGCATGGCATGGTGGAAGATCAGATGCGCAGAGCCATTCAAGCATTAGCCGATTTCTGGTACACAGCATGGGTGAATGCAGGCCGCCCAAACCTGATGGCGCTTGATGATCCCTCGCTTACGCAGGCCAATCAGAAAATATACAAAAAAGCTTATCGCCTCTATCAACAGGGCAAACTCTGGGGTATCCGTTCGGGAAACGAATATTAG
- the xseA gene encoding exodeoxyribonuclease VII large subunit, translated as MDMPISPEQTYLSLYELSLRIKNTVQQAFPERVWIKAEIHKLNYYPHSGHCYPDLVEKRDDRIVAEMRGLLWNSHYRRINTAFQRLTGEPLRDGLKVLCLVEVTFDPRRGFALMIYDIDPRFTLGDLEREKQQTIERLKQEGCFDSNRQLQLPLLPKRIAVISALTSRGYADFMNVLHQHERQYPIICKLFPAWLQGEKAVASIIAQLRHIKQYRNVFDVVAIIRGGGGETGLSAFNEYLLAREVATFPLPVVTGIGHATNQTVTEMVACVNCITPTKLAEFLIERFDAFADTLQQAEETIIRFARTCMQTHQQQLQQAARQLKSYASYYFRQHHQRIDYEQKTLDRICMHSIQQHKAETYMLVRLLAKESKRLLQQHQQAMLQWPIAFEKNIRNLISHFHQQIDIQEKQVHWFDPVQILKRGFSMTLHEGKPVKSVTTLKADDQIVTRFADGEVESSVEKIRYFPASS; from the coding sequence ATGGATATGCCGATTAGCCCTGAACAAACTTATTTGAGTCTGTACGAACTCTCGCTCCGCATTAAAAACACGGTGCAGCAAGCCTTTCCGGAGCGCGTATGGATTAAAGCCGAGATCCATAAACTGAATTATTATCCGCATTCAGGACATTGTTATCCGGATCTCGTCGAGAAACGGGATGACAGGATTGTGGCGGAAATGCGGGGCTTGTTGTGGAACAGTCATTATCGCAGAATCAATACCGCTTTTCAACGCCTTACAGGCGAGCCTTTGCGTGATGGATTGAAGGTGTTATGCCTGGTTGAAGTTACGTTTGATCCACGAAGGGGTTTCGCTTTAATGATTTACGACATTGATCCCCGTTTTACTTTAGGCGATCTGGAACGAGAAAAACAACAAACCATTGAAAGATTAAAGCAAGAAGGATGTTTTGATTCCAATCGGCAGTTGCAGCTTCCACTTCTGCCCAAACGTATTGCCGTTATTTCTGCACTCACCAGTCGCGGATATGCCGATTTCATGAATGTGCTTCATCAACATGAACGGCAATACCCTATCATCTGCAAATTATTCCCGGCATGGTTACAGGGCGAAAAGGCGGTGGCATCGATCATTGCCCAGCTTCGCCATATCAAACAATACAGAAATGTATTTGATGTCGTAGCTATCATTCGCGGTGGGGGTGGAGAAACCGGCCTATCGGCGTTTAATGAATATTTGCTTGCCCGGGAGGTAGCTACTTTTCCTCTTCCTGTAGTTACGGGCATAGGTCATGCCACCAACCAGACCGTTACGGAAATGGTGGCCTGTGTGAATTGCATCACACCGACAAAGCTCGCAGAATTCCTGATAGAACGTTTTGATGCATTTGCTGATACCCTACAACAGGCTGAAGAAACCATCATTCGTTTTGCCAGAACATGCATGCAAACGCATCAGCAACAATTGCAGCAGGCAGCCAGACAGTTAAAAAGTTATGCATCTTATTATTTCAGGCAGCATCATCAACGCATCGACTATGAACAAAAAACACTCGACAGGATATGCATGCACAGCATTCAACAACACAAGGCGGAAACATATATGCTTGTACGCTTGTTAGCAAAAGAAAGTAAACGTTTGTTGCAGCAACACCAGCAAGCCATGCTTCAATGGCCAATTGCTTTTGAAAAAAATATCCGGAACCTGATCTCGCATTTTCATCAGCAAATTGACATACAGGAAAAACAGGTGCACTGGTTTGATCCCGTTCAAATATTGAAAAGAGGATTCAGCATGACATTGCATGAGGGAAAACCTGTAAAATCGGTTACCACGCTGAAAGCAGATGATCAAATTGTTACACGTTTTGCTGATGGAGAAGTAGAAAGTAGTGTTGAAAAGATACGGTATTTTCCTGCTTCGTCATAA
- a CDS encoding succinate dehydrogenase/fumarate reductase iron-sulfur subunit, giving the protein MHITLKVWRQKNQQDSGHFETYQLDNVNEDMSFLEMFDVLNDKLIREGKDPVAFDHDCREGICGMCSMYINGRPHGPLKGTTTCQLHMRHFKDGDTIVVEPWRAAAFPVIKDLVVDRSAFDRIMQAGGFISVNTGSAPDANTIPVEKDKADAAFAAAACIGCGACVAACKNSSAMLFVSAKIAQLALLPQGQPERKTRVLNMIAQMQKEGFGSCSNIGSCEAECPKEIPITFIAKANSEYLKAMLAADLPE; this is encoded by the coding sequence ATGCATATCACGTTGAAAGTCTGGCGGCAGAAGAATCAGCAGGATAGCGGGCATTTCGAAACCTATCAGCTCGACAATGTGAATGAAGATATGTCGTTTCTGGAAATGTTTGATGTGCTCAACGACAAGCTGATTCGCGAAGGGAAAGATCCGGTGGCATTTGATCATGATTGCCGGGAGGGTATTTGTGGCATGTGCTCCATGTACATCAACGGTCGGCCGCATGGACCGCTCAAAGGGACCACTACCTGCCAGTTGCACATGCGTCATTTTAAAGACGGCGACACCATTGTGGTGGAACCCTGGCGGGCGGCTGCATTTCCTGTTATCAAGGATCTGGTGGTGGATCGCAGTGCTTTTGATCGCATCATGCAGGCCGGAGGTTTTATTTCGGTAAATACGGGCAGTGCACCCGATGCCAATACCATTCCGGTGGAGAAGGATAAAGCCGATGCAGCATTTGCTGCGGCTGCCTGTATTGGCTGCGGAGCCTGTGTGGCCGCCTGTAAGAATAGCTCAGCCATGTTGTTTGTCTCTGCCAAAATCGCGCAACTGGCCCTGCTGCCGCAGGGACAGCCCGAACGTAAGACTCGGGTACTGAACATGATAGCCCAGATGCAAAAAGAAGGCTTTGGCAGTTGCAGCAATATCGGCTCCTGTGAGGCCGAGTGCCCGAAAGAAATTCCGATTACCTTCATAGCCAAGGCGAACAGCGAATATCTAAAAGCTATGCTGGCAGCCGACCTGCCGGAATAA
- a CDS encoding carboxypeptidase-like regulatory domain-containing protein, with product MGWLLPAPLRAQEIVFGKVMDNTTRLPLLGATVINRSTGEGTLTDSTGAYRIHARLHDWIVFSYIGYAPDSIQIRVMGVNGAIVNVFLRPTGYLLNEIQIQSRRIDYYRDSMERRELYGFALGQEKTHGLGAVAHPISGLFDALSKRQKQIWHFQKIEQQFEQQQYIASRIKVSLVEQLTGLHGDTLKLFLENYYHPDYEWVRFASDYDLYADILKASRQFKAILPTYPPLHDSLFLHAIDDTLIHPKVQQP from the coding sequence ATGGGATGGTTGCTCCCTGCACCCCTGCGCGCCCAGGAAATCGTGTTTGGTAAGGTGATGGACAATACCACCCGTTTGCCTTTGCTTGGCGCCACCGTGATAAACCGATCCACCGGTGAAGGAACGCTTACCGATTCTACCGGTGCTTATCGCATCCACGCCCGTTTGCACGACTGGATCGTGTTTTCTTACATTGGTTATGCCCCGGATAGCATCCAGATTCGCGTCATGGGAGTGAACGGGGCTATTGTAAATGTGTTTCTGCGCCCAACGGGTTATCTGCTCAATGAAATTCAGATACAAAGCAGAAGAATCGACTATTACCGCGATTCTATGGAACGAAGAGAACTGTATGGTTTTGCACTGGGACAGGAAAAAACACATGGGCTGGGTGCTGTGGCTCATCCCATTTCCGGATTATTCGATGCATTGAGCAAACGCCAGAAGCAAATCTGGCATTTCCAAAAAATTGAGCAACAGTTTGAACAACAACAATACATCGCATCCCGCATCAAGGTGAGCCTGGTAGAGCAGCTTACTGGCCTGCACGGCGATACTTTAAAACTGTTTCTGGAAAACTATTATCACCCCGATTATGAATGGGTACGCTTTGCAAGTGATTACGACCTGTATGCCGATATTTTAAAAGCTTCCCGACAATTCAAGGCTATTTTGCCCACCTATCCACCCTTACACGATAGCTTATTCCTGCATGCCATTGACGATACCTTGATTCACCCAAAGGTTCAGCAGCCCTAA